The Bacteroidota bacterium genome includes a region encoding these proteins:
- the bioD gene encoding dethiobiotin synthase codes for MNYFVTGIGTDVGKTIVSAVLAEAIQADYWKPIQCGGLEYTDTQRVKNLISNSKTRFFDESYCFKNPLSPHAAAKLENTEIDINNIILPQTPNNLIVEGAGGLMVPLNSNFLMIDLIKKFELTVILVSKNYLGSINHTLLTTEVLKLHNIPIAGIIFNGIENKESESFIKNYTNLKIYGRVEYEDVIDKGFIKRNAEKLKSSSNSY; via the coding sequence ATGAATTACTTTGTAACAGGTATAGGTACCGATGTAGGCAAAACAATAGTTTCTGCAGTATTGGCTGAAGCAATTCAAGCCGACTACTGGAAACCAATTCAATGTGGAGGATTAGAATATACAGATACACAACGGGTAAAAAACCTTATTTCAAATTCCAAAACACGTTTTTTTGACGAGAGTTATTGTTTCAAAAATCCCTTATCACCCCACGCCGCTGCGAAATTGGAAAATACAGAAATAGATATCAATAATATTATTTTACCTCAAACACCAAATAACCTTATTGTAGAAGGTGCGGGAGGATTAATGGTTCCGTTGAATAGCAATTTTTTAATGATCGACCTAATTAAAAAATTCGAGCTTACCGTTATATTAGTTTCTAAAAATTATTTGGGAAGTATTAATCATACATTATTAACTACGGAGGTATTAAAATTACACAACATTCCTATCGCCGGAATTATTTTTAATGGTATTGAAAATAAGGAATCAGAAAGTTTTATAAAAAATTATACAAATCTTAAGATATACGGAAGAGTGGAATATGAGGACGTAATTGACAAAGGATTTATTAAAAGGAATGCGGAGAAATTAAAATCCAGTTCTAACTCTTACTAA
- the bioA gene encoding adenosylmethionine--8-amino-7-oxononanoate transaminase, with the protein MKLAAEPIKIVRGEGALIFDDKNKSYIDAISSWWTNIHGHAHPYIAQKVFEQHQILEHVIFAGFTHDPALNLAKRLVEDHLPENISKIFYSDNGSTSVEVAIKMALQYWYNLGEPKTKIIAFENAYHGDTFGSMSISDRGAFTKAFHDKLFDVIFIPLPLKGEEKKCLKAFENAITENDIAAFIYEPLILGAGGMLMYEPEILNTLIQKAKEKNIICIADEVMTGFFRSGIMFASEYCEIPPDIMCLSKGLTGGTMALGVTACAQFIYNAFYAEDKMKTFYHGHSYTANPLACTAALASLDLVEKGSFIDSINAIQKQHTEFTAKLLQHPRFENIRQQGTILAFDVKTKTQTSYFNSERDSLYNYFLEKGILLRPLGNTLYIMPPYCISEEQLNYVYTSILDYK; encoded by the coding sequence ATGAAACTTGCCGCAGAGCCCATTAAAATTGTTCGCGGCGAAGGAGCCCTGATCTTCGACGATAAAAATAAAAGTTATATTGATGCAATTTCCAGTTGGTGGACCAATATACACGGACATGCGCATCCCTATATTGCACAAAAGGTTTTTGAACAACACCAGATCTTAGAACATGTAATTTTTGCAGGATTTACGCATGATCCTGCATTAAATCTGGCTAAAAGATTAGTGGAAGATCATTTGCCGGAAAATATTTCCAAAATATTTTATTCAGATAATGGATCAACAAGTGTGGAAGTTGCTATTAAGATGGCTTTACAATATTGGTATAATCTTGGAGAACCAAAAACTAAAATAATCGCATTCGAAAATGCCTATCACGGCGATACTTTTGGAAGTATGAGTATTAGTGATCGCGGAGCATTTACCAAAGCTTTTCACGATAAATTATTTGATGTGATCTTTATTCCTCTGCCTCTAAAAGGGGAAGAGAAAAAATGTTTAAAGGCATTTGAAAACGCAATTACCGAAAATGATATTGCCGCATTTATTTATGAACCTTTGATATTAGGTGCCGGTGGAATGTTGATGTATGAACCGGAAATCTTAAATACCTTGATCCAAAAAGCCAAAGAAAAAAATATTATTTGCATAGCAGATGAAGTGATGACAGGATTTTTCAGATCAGGAATAATGTTTGCATCTGAATATTGCGAAATTCCGCCCGATATTATGTGCCTTAGCAAAGGCCTTACAGGTGGAACAATGGCATTAGGAGTTACTGCTTGCGCCCAATTTATTTATAATGCATTTTACGCTGAGGATAAAATGAAAACATTTTACCACGGGCATTCCTACACTGCAAATCCCCTGGCATGCACAGCAGCCTTGGCGAGTTTGGATCTGGTAGAAAAAGGAAGTTTTATTGATTCAATTAATGCCATTCAAAAACAACATACCGAATTTACTGCTAAATTATTACAACACCCTCGATTTGAAAATATACGTCAACAAGGAACAATTTTAGCCTTCGATGTCAAAACAAAAACACAAACCAGTTATTTTAACTCTGAACGCGATTCATTATATAATTACTTTTTAGAGAAGGGAATATTACTAAGGCCGCTGGGAAATACTTTATATATTATGCCTCCATATTGTATCAGTGAGGAACAATTGAATTATGTTTATACTTCCATATTGGATTATAAATAA